The stretch of DNA TTGTTTCGGGCAAGATCACGCCCCAACTCCTGCGCCTCCTGCTGGCCGCGCAGCCGCGCCACCTCTGTCGCCTTGTCCTGCTGCAACCCGGCGGCGCGATCAGTGAAGACCTGATCGCCCGTTTCCTCGAAGGTCATCTCCAGGAACTCCTGCGTGACGGTGATCTGGTCGAGCTTGCTCGGCAGCGCCGCGTCCAGCACCTCGAAGTTGCCACGGCGTAGCTCGGCCAAGCCTACTTCACCCAACTCCTTGAAGAGCTCGGATTGCAGGGTCCGCTCGACCGTCTCTTCCTGTTCCTCGCTGAGCTTGCCGTCGCGCAGCATGTCGGCGAGGTCCTGCAGGTAGGGATTGGGCGTCCGGTCATCCTCGTCGATCAGGGGCAGTGTCGCCTCCTCCTCATCGGCAAGGGTTCGACCGATCTCGACACCTAGTTCCTTGGCGCGTTCCAAAAGTGCGTCCATCACCCCATCGACCTTTTCCAGCGCGGCATCGAGCTGGTCGTCACTCGCGGTCTCCACGCTGAGACCGTCCTTTGCCAGCACCGCGTTCATGTCGCGCTCGACCCAGTCCTGCGCCATGCCGTAGTTGCGTGTACCGCCCGCCGCGATCCGGGCCACCAGCTCCTCGCTGTCCATGCCGGCTTCCTCGGCGCGCTCGAGCAGGTCGCGCAACCCGTCGTCATTGCCGGACTGAAGCGCGGCGATCAGCACCTCGCTGCCCGCCCCGGGCGGATAGGGTTCTTCGAGCTGCTTGCCGAAGCGCGCCCGTAGCTCCGGGTCTGGAACCATTTGCGAGAGGTCCGCGATAATCGGAGCGGCCTTGGCTTCAAACGCGGCGCGCTCGGTCGGATCCAGTTCCTCGGCCTTGAGCCTCAGCGCCTCGATCGTGCGCTCGGAATAGTCGATCGCATCACCGACGGTTTTGATGTCCTTCATGTCTATCTCTCCTTCGGTGAAATTCCACGGCGTGCCGGAGCCAAGCGCGTCCGCCATGCCGCGCAGGGCGCGCGCCATGTGGCGCTGGTCCATATGGTCCAGAAGGTCGGCGAGGTTCTTGTAGTCCTTGGCGAAGCCCACCACCTGTGCCTGCGCGATGGCGGATTCCTGGGCCGTCAAGACGATCTCGCGCGGCAGGCGGGCCTCTTCCTTGGCGCGGTAGATCTCCTCAATCCCGGCGGGCTTCTCGAAGATGCCGCGCTCGAGCCGGGTAGTCGCGTCAAGCATCACGCCGTAGCGCTCCGCAATCTCGGCCTGCTTCTCGCGCATGAGCTGCGGCGACATCACGCCCTCGGCCCAGCAAGAGAACCAAGTGCCGTTTTCGACGCCGCGATTGTTCAGGATGATGTGGGCATGCTTGTGCGCCCGGTCGTCATGGACCGCGAGGACATAATCCCACTGGTCGCCGTATTCGCCGCTCTCGAAGAAATGCTCCGTCCAGTCCATGGCGATGTCGCGCACCTGGTCGACGGTTACGTCGGTCGGGAACGAGAGCAGCATGTGCGAGGTGAAGCCGAGCTTGGTCGAGCCACGCCAGGTCCCGGCCCAATCCTCGATGATGCCCTCTTTCTGCTCTTCAGTAAGCACCGCCGCATCGGTCAGCGCGTTGGTCATCGTCGAGTAGGTGTAGACCGCCTTGTCATTGATGTAGGAGATCTGCGCACCGAGCGAAGCGCGCGTCTTGCAGCCCCCAGCCCGGATCCGTTTGAACACCGCCGCCCGGCTTTGCCCCGAGGCCGCCTTCAGCGCGTTGCGTGCCGACATGGATCCGACGCGCGCGAAACTCCGCCCCTGTCGACGCCCCGCCAGCCGCGCGTCGATCCGCGCTGCGGCCTGGCCCCGGATGCGCTCATCCTCCCAGAGCCGCCCCATGACCGAGGCGTAAAGGGCGAGGGGATCAGCCATTTCTGACGAGCCTCAATCCGCGCCCGATCGCGCGCGGGTCATCCTCCAGAACCGCGATCTCCACCCCCCGCCCTTCTTCCTTTTTCGGCCACTCCTGATGACGCAGCGCCTGCGCCGCATCCTTCATCCGGCCCATCTCACGGCTCATGGACTGCGCCAGATCGAGCAGTTCGATCAGCACCGCGCGATCCGCCTCCGAGACCTCCAACCGGCCGCGATGGACCGCCTTGGCGAGCACCAAACCAGCGTCGCTCACATCCTTCGCCTGACGCCATGCGGCGCAGAATTCCGCGACCAGATCACGCGGCACATCGAGGAATCCGCACCGTCCGCGCAGCACCGCATTGAGCGCTTGCGACCGGTTGGCATAGCCCCGCTCGCGCCACTCAGCATCGAACGCCGCAAGCTCAGACTGACTGGCCCGGAACGCCACCGTCTCGCTTGGATCGCGCACCGCGATGCCCTCGCCCGCCTCTTCTTTCGCGAGCCGGTTCACGTGGCGCGGAGAGATGCCAAATGCCACCGCCAGCTCCATTGCACTCTCACCTGCTGCAAAGCGCCGCGCCACTTCGATGCGCTCTTCAAGCTTCAGGTTTTTCGCTGGCCTCGGCACGGGTCAGACCCCTCGGACAAAATGTGCAAACATTGACCATATCCTGCCAACGTCTTCCTTCTCTCCTTCGCTTATACTTCAATACATCAAAGTACACAATATTACGTTTTGCTTGATATGTCTTTTTGCGGCCCATTGCTGGCACTTCTCGACCAACGGAGTGCTGCGAGGCCCGACCATTCAAGAAACCTCAAACCATCATCAGCCGGGGAACAGTGAACCCTTCTAATTCGTCAGCGCGCCCCCCAACTTTCGTCCAGCTTTGCTCGCGTGGGATCGTGAACGAAACTGAAAGAGGCCGCCCAGAAATGAGCGACCTTTTCTTCTAGATACCATGCGACGCGCGACCGTCAGGCGGCAGCACCTTTATGATCCGTCAGAACCATGATCTCCGTGATACCCTCAAAGAGCGGCGTGATCTGGTACTTGCCGTCCTCGATTTCCGACGGCGTCACGGCAACAATTGCAACCGCAGGTGCTCCGTCGAGGAAACAGGAAAACAGCGCGAAATTGTCATGCTCTCCCGAGGTCAACGCCTCGAAGGCGCCGATATGTTCGGGACGAATGTTCGTGCTCATGCAGTGATCCCTCCGGCTTCGCGGGCACGCTCGGCATAGGTGCTGAGCGGCGCGTTGGCCTCAAAGTGGAGGTCCCGCTCAATTGGCAAACCGAGGCGGCCACGATGTGCCTTCAAGACGCTGAGGCGAACTGAGCCCAGTTCCGGATAGCCGAGGCCGAGATCGCAAAGCCCGAAGGCGATGTCGGGATCCTCAGGGTCGGTTTCGCTGAGGAGCCAGGTGGCACCGCCGTCTGGTGTGAAGAGCTTG from Leisingera daeponensis DSM 23529 encodes:
- a CDS encoding relaxase/mobilization nuclease domain-containing protein; translated protein: MADPLALYASVMGRLWEDERIRGQAAARIDARLAGRRQGRSFARVGSMSARNALKAASGQSRAAVFKRIRAGGCKTRASLGAQISYINDKAVYTYSTMTNALTDAAVLTEEQKEGIIEDWAGTWRGSTKLGFTSHMLLSFPTDVTVDQVRDIAMDWTEHFFESGEYGDQWDYVLAVHDDRAHKHAHIILNNRGVENGTWFSCWAEGVMSPQLMREKQAEIAERYGVMLDATTRLERGIFEKPAGIEEIYRAKEEARLPREIVLTAQESAIAQAQVVGFAKDYKNLADLLDHMDQRHMARALRGMADALGSGTPWNFTEGEIDMKDIKTVGDAIDYSERTIEALRLKAEELDPTERAAFEAKAAPIIADLSQMVPDPELRARFGKQLEEPYPPGAGSEVLIAALQSGNDDGLRDLLERAEEAGMDSEELVARIAAGGTRNYGMAQDWVERDMNAVLAKDGLSVETASDDQLDAALEKVDGVMDALLERAKELGVEIGRTLADEEEATLPLIDEDDRTPNPYLQDLADMLRDGKLSEEQEETVERTLQSELFKELGEVGLAELRRGNFEVLDAALPSKLDQITVTQEFLEMTFEETGDQVFTDRAAGLQQDKATEVARLRGQQEAQELGRDLARNKTLDRGLDDEMEF
- a CDS encoding helix-turn-helix domain-containing protein produces the protein MPRPAKNLKLEERIEVARRFAAGESAMELAVAFGISPRHVNRLAKEEAGEGIAVRDPSETVAFRASQSELAAFDAEWRERGYANRSQALNAVLRGRCGFLDVPRDLVAEFCAAWRQAKDVSDAGLVLAKAVHRGRLEVSEADRAVLIELLDLAQSMSREMGRMKDAAQALRHQEWPKKEEGRGVEIAVLEDDPRAIGRGLRLVRNG
- a CDS encoding DUF2958 domain-containing protein; the protein is MELLPQPILNQLAANGRANQARIEAGEDTIDHHPVVKLFTPDGGATWLLSETDPEDPDIAFGLCDLGLGYPELGSVRLSVLKAHRGRLGLPIERDLHFEANAPLSTYAERAREAGGITA